A window of the Dyadobacter pollutisoli genome harbors these coding sequences:
- a CDS encoding VOC family protein, with protein sequence MKKRILITLTLIATFALGFASRSLMSDSYGEQPLKKVTGIGGIFFKCKDPKKVREWYKTHLGLNTNAYGAVFEWRQGADTTKKGFTQWSPFNEKTKYFEPSTKDFMINYRVENLESLIDQLRKDSVTIVDKVETAEYGKFIHIMDIEGNKIELWEPNDVEFEKLGVKIGARTTK encoded by the coding sequence ATGAAAAAGAGAATATTGATCACCCTCACCCTTATCGCCACATTCGCACTCGGGTTCGCATCCAGATCTCTGATGTCAGATTCTTATGGCGAACAACCATTGAAAAAGGTAACAGGCATTGGCGGTATCTTTTTCAAATGCAAGGACCCCAAAAAAGTCAGAGAATGGTATAAAACCCATCTTGGCTTAAATACTAACGCATATGGGGCGGTTTTTGAATGGAGACAAGGTGCCGATACAACAAAAAAAGGCTTTACCCAATGGAGCCCGTTCAATGAAAAAACGAAATACTTTGAGCCCTCAACGAAAGACTTTATGATCAATTATAGGGTTGAAAATCTGGAATCACTTATTGATCAGCTTAGAAAAGACAGTGTAACAATCGTGGACAAAGTTGAAACGGCTGAGTATGGAAAGTTCATTCATATCATGGATATAGAAGGCAATAAAATTGAACTATGGGAGCCGAATGATGTGGAATTTGAAAAGCTTGGTGTGAAAATTGGGGCTAGGACGACGAAATAG
- a CDS encoding response regulator transcription factor: MKTILLVEDHSIVRMGVKLLIEDFLPSVNIVEAGTFNETLRQLQTRYFDLVLLDIRIPGGEAFQMITRIREIQPKVKILIFSSQDEELYAIHYVRTGANGFLPKDSTNEEVEKAITSVLNGGTYISSIIQDQLVNNTLLERESKESPLEILSNRELEIMDLLLTGKWTKDIATDLNIKESTVSTYKARIFEKLEVTNILELFKKVEIYKRRQTGLN, from the coding sequence ATGAAAACAATTTTATTGGTAGAAGATCACTCCATCGTGCGGATGGGGGTGAAGTTATTGATCGAGGATTTTCTCCCGTCGGTGAATATTGTAGAGGCCGGCACTTTTAATGAAACGTTAAGGCAACTCCAGACAAGATACTTTGATCTGGTGTTACTGGATATCCGCATACCTGGCGGGGAAGCTTTTCAAATGATTACCAGGATCAGAGAGATTCAGCCGAAAGTGAAGATACTCATCTTTTCATCCCAGGACGAGGAGCTCTATGCGATCCACTATGTCAGGACCGGGGCAAATGGTTTTTTACCCAAAGATTCGACAAATGAGGAGGTGGAGAAGGCCATCACTTCGGTATTGAATGGTGGTACTTACATCAGTAGCATTATCCAGGATCAGCTGGTAAACAATACTTTATTGGAACGGGAAAGCAAGGAAAGTCCGCTGGAAATACTCTCAAACCGTGAGCTTGAAATCATGGATTTGTTATTGACCGGTAAATGGACGAAAGACATCGCAACCGATCTTAACATTAAGGAAAGCACGGTTAGTACCTACAAAGCACGGATCTTCGAGAAACTGGAAGTTACCAATATACTGGAATTGTTCAAAAAAGTGGAGATATACAAAAGGCGGCAGACCGGCTTAAATTAG
- a CDS encoding YqjF family protein, whose amino-acid sequence MTDIEDILANIAHRPFKLPVGQWKYYQEWNNALFLHWTIPFEILQKCVPEKFNIDTFDGKCYVSLVAFTMQKIRPKYLPSISFLSDFEEINLRTYINNDNKKGVYFLNIEAEKLLSTFIAKFLSGLPYEKSNIKRTDKKYTSTNSKKGFHLDTEFEIKQELKYKTELDKWLTERYCLFLNQENEFYCYDIHHKEWKIKAVAIKQLKLSYKIGNINLSDKQPSLMHYSDGVKVLAWRRRKA is encoded by the coding sequence ATGACAGATATTGAAGATATACTTGCAAACATTGCTCACAGGCCTTTCAAACTTCCAGTTGGACAATGGAAATATTATCAGGAATGGAATAATGCTTTGTTTCTTCACTGGACAATCCCATTTGAAATTTTACAGAAATGCGTTCCTGAAAAATTTAATATTGACACTTTTGACGGCAAGTGCTATGTTTCGTTGGTTGCTTTTACAATGCAAAAAATTAGACCAAAATACTTACCTTCAATTTCTTTCCTTTCAGACTTTGAGGAAATAAATTTGCGAACGTACATTAACAACGACAACAAAAAGGGTGTTTATTTTTTGAACATTGAAGCTGAAAAATTACTTTCAACTTTTATAGCAAAATTTTTATCAGGACTTCCCTACGAGAAATCAAATATCAAACGGACAGACAAAAAATACACATCAACAAATTCTAAAAAGGGCTTTCATCTTGACACAGAATTTGAAATTAAACAAGAACTGAAATACAAAACCGAGTTGGATAAATGGCTAACTGAACGGTATTGTTTATTCCTTAATCAAGAAAACGAATTTTATTGTTATGACATTCACCATAAAGAATGGAAAATTAAAGCTGTTGCCATAAAACAACTAAAATTGAGTTACAAAATTGGCAACATAAATTTGTCTGACAAACAACCAAGCTTAATGCATTATTCAGACGGCGTAAAAGTACTAGCGTGGCGGCGACGGAAAGCGTAG
- a CDS encoding alpha-amylase family protein, whose translation MMEELWYKNTVIYSLDLETFMDGNNDGTGDFEGLCNRLDYLHALGLDTIWLAPFQPTPNRDNGYDISDFYGVDPRHGSSGDFVDFIHKARKLGIKVIIDLVVNHTSDEHRWFKEARSSKDNHKRNWYVWSDKRPSDWNQGMVFPGVQKATWTLDKKTKSYYFHRFYEFQPDLNTDNPEVREEINRIMGYWLELGIAGFRVDAVPFILESPAMGKKPLPLHFDYLKEMRRFLQWRRGDAVLLGEANVLPAESKKYFGSEGDGIHMMFNFYVNQYTFYALATADTKPLIKALKATKDIAPGSQWAFFLRNHDELDLGRLTEEERQKVFERFGPDKNMQLYNRGIRRRLSPMLGNRQQTELAYSLMFSFPGTPVIRYGDEIGMGDNLALVEREAVRTPMQWSGEKNGGFSRGNNLINPVVEDGYYAYEHVNVDRQRRDQTSLLNWMTALIRIRKECPEIGCGAWEIIDTGLDQILGMRYTWKARSLLIWHNFGEKSTELVVPEKQAGTRRLIDLMNNIESVLDEKGRHTITLEAYGYRWFRAEAE comes from the coding sequence ATGATGGAGGAGCTTTGGTACAAGAATACGGTCATTTATAGTCTTGACCTGGAAACGTTTATGGATGGTAACAATGATGGAACGGGCGATTTTGAAGGACTTTGTAACCGGCTGGATTATTTACATGCATTAGGCCTGGACACCATTTGGCTGGCTCCTTTCCAACCCACACCCAATCGCGACAACGGGTATGATATCAGTGATTTTTATGGTGTCGACCCACGTCATGGTTCGAGTGGTGATTTTGTAGATTTTATCCATAAAGCCAGAAAACTAGGGATCAAGGTCATCATTGATCTTGTCGTCAACCATACTTCGGACGAGCATCGCTGGTTTAAAGAGGCAAGATCTTCCAAAGACAATCACAAGCGCAACTGGTATGTGTGGTCGGATAAAAGACCTTCGGACTGGAATCAGGGAATGGTTTTTCCCGGCGTTCAAAAGGCTACATGGACGCTCGACAAGAAAACCAAAAGCTACTACTTTCACCGGTTTTACGAATTTCAGCCCGACCTCAATACCGATAATCCTGAGGTAAGGGAAGAAATAAACCGCATTATGGGCTACTGGCTGGAACTGGGTATTGCCGGATTTCGGGTAGACGCCGTGCCGTTTATCCTCGAATCCCCTGCAATGGGCAAAAAACCATTACCGCTTCATTTTGATTATCTCAAAGAAATGAGGCGTTTTTTGCAATGGCGAAGAGGAGATGCGGTGCTTTTGGGGGAGGCCAATGTGCTGCCTGCCGAAAGTAAGAAGTACTTTGGGAGCGAGGGCGATGGGATTCATATGATGTTCAATTTTTATGTGAACCAGTACACGTTTTACGCACTCGCCACCGCCGACACAAAGCCGCTGATCAAGGCATTGAAAGCTACCAAGGATATTGCCCCAGGCAGTCAATGGGCTTTTTTTCTACGTAATCATGATGAGCTGGATCTCGGCAGATTAACCGAGGAAGAGCGGCAAAAGGTTTTTGAAAGATTTGGTCCGGACAAAAACATGCAACTTTACAACCGCGGGATCCGGCGGCGGCTGTCGCCAATGCTGGGCAACAGGCAGCAAACTGAGCTGGCATACAGCCTCATGTTTTCGTTTCCTGGTACACCCGTTATTCGTTATGGCGACGAGATCGGAATGGGCGATAACCTGGCACTAGTCGAAAGGGAGGCGGTGCGGACGCCAATGCAATGGTCGGGCGAGAAAAACGGGGGATTTTCAAGAGGAAACAACCTCATTAACCCGGTGGTTGAAGATGGATACTATGCCTACGAGCATGTGAATGTGGATCGCCAGCGACGCGACCAGACATCGCTCCTGAACTGGATGACGGCACTCATCCGTATCCGCAAAGAATGTCCCGAAATTGGTTGCGGGGCTTGGGAAATAATTGATACAGGATTGGATCAAATACTGGGCATGCGGTATACCTGGAAAGCCAGGTCGTTGCTGATCTGGCATAATTTCGGAGAAAAATCAACAGAACTTGTCGTTCCCGAAAAGCAGGCAGGTACACGCCGCCTTATTGACCTGATGAATAATATCGAAAGCGTGTTGGATGAAAAGGGGAGGCATACCATCACTTTGGAA
- a CDS encoding glycosyltransferase family 117 protein translates to MTLFKKWNSITAWSVFAFAFATYLITMERTASFWDCGEFIAAAFKLQVPHPPGAPFFLLVGRLFSLLAFGDLTQVAYWVNMVSVLSSAFTIFFLFKTITLLTVRLLGKKEPELTVQDIFLTMSAATIGSLAYAWSDSFWFSAVEAEVYGMSSFFTAIVIWAVFKWESMEDPATENRWLILTAYLVGISIGVHLLNLVTIPALALVYYFKKFPKPTVFGGIVSFLCGLMILGIINAGIIPGLPELSAKFEIFFVNSLGLPYNSGIIFFIVLFLGSLIWGIRYSHRMGKVLLNTGLLCFAFILTGYASYIMVLVRSEYNPPINENNPSDVLRFVYYLKREQYESRPLLYGPSYTSRPVSQKRGAPVYTKKDGKYVITDYKPIYEYEPGANMLLPRMYSAQPGHPGLYQQMTGLAEGQQPTMRHNLSYMFSHQLGHMYWRYFLWNFAGRESDKEGAGTLLPWQTAHSFPSSIAGNRGHNNFFMLPFLLGVAGIVWLYRRSRRDLLVLGLLFALTGVALVVYLNSPPSEPRERDYIYVGSFYIFCIWIGFGVLAIARTLQKWVHNNTVRTSLATAMSLAVPVVMLTKGWDNHDRSNRYHSVDFARNLLNSCAPNAILFTGGDNDTFPLWYVQEVEGFRKDVRVCVQTFLGADWYIQQLKRKINTSEALPLSLDSNAYASGKNDYVPFYEIPAVKNGINLKEYLELIKQDNKAIQVPLTSGDMTSILPSSTLFLPIDTQEIKKMNIVKSDLLPFLSDSMSWNIGQKDLFKSDLVMLDIIASNNWKRPVYFSSTMGSTHNLGLQEYMQLEGYTFRLLPVRVKGATDGYVNSDLMYNNMMNKTFWREMNNPKTYYDDTYLGSPVASGRIAFLRLAGQLIAENRLDDARKVVDKAMTVMPDDTIPYDQFSAGFVGMLFDVGEDKKALDSARTMAIRSDENLTWAKDHGGQRSRDVNVDLYILQTIVQECKRAGKEAETQKYDAMFRKHLMAFNMYSREE, encoded by the coding sequence ATGACACTTTTCAAAAAATGGAACAGCATTACAGCATGGAGCGTATTTGCATTCGCGTTCGCTACCTACCTTATCACGATGGAGCGGACTGCCAGCTTCTGGGACTGCGGCGAATTCATTGCTGCAGCATTTAAATTACAAGTTCCGCACCCGCCGGGCGCACCTTTTTTTCTGCTGGTAGGAAGGCTTTTCTCCCTGCTCGCCTTCGGTGACCTCACACAGGTAGCTTACTGGGTCAATATGGTGTCGGTACTGAGCAGTGCTTTTACGATATTTTTTCTGTTTAAAACCATTACGCTTCTAACTGTCAGGTTATTAGGGAAAAAGGAACCGGAGCTTACCGTACAAGATATTTTCCTGACAATGAGTGCCGCTACCATCGGGTCGCTGGCTTATGCCTGGTCCGATTCGTTCTGGTTTTCGGCAGTGGAAGCCGAAGTGTATGGTATGTCGTCATTCTTTACCGCCATTGTAATTTGGGCGGTATTCAAGTGGGAAAGCATGGAAGATCCCGCTACGGAAAATAGGTGGCTCATCCTGACGGCCTATCTGGTAGGGATCTCCATCGGGGTCCATTTACTCAACCTCGTTACGATCCCCGCATTGGCCCTTGTTTATTATTTCAAAAAATTCCCCAAACCGACAGTCTTTGGCGGTATCGTGTCCTTTTTATGCGGGCTGATGATCCTCGGTATTATCAATGCAGGTATCATTCCCGGCCTGCCCGAGCTATCCGCCAAATTTGAAATATTCTTCGTCAATTCATTGGGACTGCCTTATAACTCCGGCATCATTTTCTTCATCGTTCTCTTCCTCGGTAGCCTTATCTGGGGTATACGCTATTCGCACCGCATGGGCAAGGTGCTGCTGAATACGGGCCTGTTATGCTTTGCGTTTATACTTACAGGTTATGCATCCTATATCATGGTTTTGGTACGATCGGAGTACAATCCGCCAATCAATGAAAACAACCCCAGCGACGTGTTGCGTTTTGTCTATTATCTCAAAAGGGAGCAGTATGAGAGCAGGCCTCTGCTGTACGGGCCTTCGTACACCTCACGACCGGTAAGCCAGAAGCGGGGCGCCCCGGTGTACACAAAAAAGGACGGAAAATATGTCATTACCGACTACAAACCCATTTACGAATACGAACCCGGCGCCAATATGCTCCTGCCACGCATGTATAGTGCCCAGCCCGGGCATCCGGGATTGTATCAGCAAATGACGGGACTCGCCGAAGGCCAGCAACCCACTATGCGTCATAACCTGAGCTATATGTTTTCGCACCAGCTTGGGCATATGTACTGGCGTTATTTTCTGTGGAATTTTGCGGGTCGCGAAAGTGATAAGGAAGGGGCGGGGACGCTGCTGCCATGGCAAACCGCCCATTCGTTTCCTTCATCCATTGCGGGAAACAGGGGGCATAACAACTTTTTTATGCTCCCGTTTCTGCTGGGTGTCGCCGGTATTGTCTGGCTATACCGGCGGAGCCGCCGCGACTTGCTGGTGTTGGGGTTGTTATTTGCTTTAACCGGCGTGGCACTGGTGGTTTATCTCAATTCCCCGCCTTCCGAACCTCGTGAGAGAGATTACATTTACGTTGGCTCATTTTACATTTTCTGCATCTGGATCGGCTTTGGCGTACTTGCCATAGCCCGGACGTTACAAAAATGGGTTCATAACAACACCGTGCGGACGAGCCTGGCGACGGCCATGAGCCTGGCCGTTCCGGTAGTGATGCTGACGAAAGGTTGGGACAATCACGACCGGAGCAACCGGTATCATTCTGTTGATTTTGCGCGTAACCTGCTGAATTCCTGTGCGCCTAATGCCATTCTGTTTACAGGCGGGGACAATGACACATTTCCATTGTGGTATGTTCAGGAAGTAGAAGGTTTCAGGAAGGATGTGCGGGTGTGCGTGCAGACATTCTTGGGTGCGGACTGGTACATTCAGCAATTGAAACGAAAGATCAATACCTCCGAAGCCCTTCCGCTATCGCTTGATTCCAATGCTTACGCCAGCGGAAAAAATGATTACGTGCCTTTTTATGAAATTCCAGCGGTTAAAAACGGTATCAATCTCAAAGAATATCTCGAACTGATCAAACAAGATAACAAGGCCATTCAAGTCCCACTCACCAGCGGCGATATGACTTCTATACTGCCGTCGTCTACACTTTTTCTGCCCATTGACACTCAGGAGATTAAAAAAATGAATATTGTCAAAAGTGACTTGTTACCATTCCTGAGCGATTCTATGAGCTGGAATATCGGCCAGAAGGACTTGTTTAAAAGCGACCTGGTGATGCTGGACATTATTGCGAGCAACAATTGGAAGAGGCCAGTGTATTTCTCGTCCACCATGGGATCGACGCATAACCTGGGCTTGCAGGAATATATGCAGCTGGAAGGATACACATTCCGCCTGCTTCCGGTGCGGGTAAAAGGCGCGACCGATGGCTATGTAAATTCGGACCTGATGTACAACAACATGATGAACAAGACTTTCTGGCGTGAAATGAATAACCCGAAAACTTACTATGACGATACCTATCTGGGCTCGCCAGTGGCATCGGGACGCATTGCATTCCTCAGGCTGGCCGGCCAGCTAATTGCCGAAAACCGCCTCGATGACGCCAGAAAAGTAGTAGACAAAGCAATGACCGTGATGCCCGACGATACCATTCCTTACGATCAGTTCTCAGCCGGTTTCGTAGGCATGTTGTTCGATGTAGGAGAGGACAAAAAAGCATTGGATTCGGCCCGTACCATGGCCATCCGATCCGATGAAAACCTTACCTGGGCAAAGGATCATGGCGGTCAGCGGAGCAGAGATGTGAATGTAGATCTGTACATATTGCAGACCATTGTTCAGGAATGCAAACGTGCGGGAAAAGAGGCGGAGACACAGAAGTACGACGCCATGTTCAGGAAGCATTTGATGGCGTTTAATATGTATAGTCGGGAGGAGTAG
- a CDS encoding ABC transporter permease, whose translation MLKNYFKIAVRSLFKNKLFSFINIFGLALGMSCSLLIWLWVKDEVSFNRFYPGLENIYFVRSGFDFRGQTGAGEATPGPWVEALEKDVPEIKAITKITWNREQLIRVGEKATKEDGIYATAQFFKVFQSPFLQGDPAKAIEQPTSIAISRKLAEKYFGNVNVVGKTLRLDNAKDMIVSAVFENIPHNSSVRFDWIVNFKAQEQDWMKWWGNSSFKTYAMLTPGANPAHAESVMRKVIKKVAPPQLLSFPLLQSMKDVYLYSEYDGLKQAGGRIEYVRIFSIVAIFILLIACVNFMNLATARSVKRAKEVGVRKVVGAEKRYLVIQFLGESLIVSALAAGLALLFVISFLPVFNEVVQKQITFNTLDPALWASIIGLTLVTGIIAGSYPALYLSALQPIRILKGRITFSNKGVFLRKGLVVFQFSLSVFLIVGILVIGRQMDYIQTKKLGLDKENVLYIPLEGDLNNKLEAFRQEIMNSPAVEAATTTGAIPTNIMGVSGDLDWTGRDKNLDNSVSAAYVGYDFANTMHIQMVDGRDFSKDFAADTANYIINEAAARMMKMKDPVGKQVSFWMGKGTIVGLMKDFHLNSFHSEIKPLILVNYKGLNTEYLMVRSVPGKTTEAIAHVEEIARAFNPNYPFNYHFLDEDYERMYRSEMIVNTLIKYFGILAVVISCLGLLGLAAFTAEQRTKEIGIRKVLGANVAGVVALLSKDFLKLILISIVLATPVAWYLMDEWLKDFAYHINLSWGIFAIAGFIAISIALFTVSFQSIRAALANPVKSLKAE comes from the coding sequence ATGCTTAAAAACTACTTTAAGATTGCCGTCAGAAGCCTGTTTAAAAACAAGCTGTTTTCTTTTATCAATATTTTCGGCCTTGCGCTCGGCATGTCGTGCAGCCTGCTGATATGGCTTTGGGTAAAGGACGAGGTGTCTTTCAACCGTTTTTATCCCGGCCTGGAAAACATCTATTTCGTCCGTTCCGGTTTTGATTTTAGGGGCCAGACCGGAGCCGGGGAAGCCACTCCTGGTCCGTGGGTAGAGGCATTGGAAAAGGATGTCCCTGAAATTAAGGCCATTACCAAAATCACCTGGAACCGCGAGCAGCTGATCCGTGTCGGGGAAAAAGCGACCAAAGAGGACGGAATATATGCTACCGCCCAATTTTTCAAAGTTTTTCAATCGCCTTTCCTGCAAGGTGACCCAGCAAAAGCCATTGAGCAGCCCACATCCATTGCGATCTCGCGAAAGCTGGCTGAAAAGTATTTTGGGAATGTGAATGTCGTAGGTAAAACCCTGCGCCTCGACAATGCAAAGGACATGATCGTGAGCGCTGTTTTTGAAAATATCCCTCATAATTCGTCCGTTCGGTTTGACTGGATCGTGAATTTCAAAGCGCAGGAGCAGGATTGGATGAAATGGTGGGGCAATTCCTCTTTCAAAACCTACGCCATGCTCACCCCTGGCGCCAATCCGGCCCATGCCGAAAGTGTTATGAGAAAGGTCATCAAAAAGGTTGCGCCGCCTCAGCTGTTAAGCTTTCCGCTTCTACAAAGCATGAAGGACGTGTACCTCTATTCAGAATATGATGGGCTGAAACAGGCTGGTGGGCGCATCGAGTATGTACGTATTTTCTCCATTGTAGCCATATTTATCCTGCTGATCGCCTGCGTCAACTTTATGAACCTTGCCACGGCCCGTTCAGTGAAGAGAGCCAAAGAGGTCGGTGTCAGAAAGGTTGTGGGGGCTGAAAAGAGATATCTCGTCATTCAATTCTTGGGCGAATCACTGATCGTGAGTGCATTAGCTGCCGGTCTGGCATTGTTATTCGTGATCAGCTTCCTTCCGGTTTTCAATGAAGTGGTTCAAAAACAGATCACTTTCAATACCCTTGACCCAGCATTATGGGCTTCAATCATTGGTTTGACATTGGTTACGGGTATCATCGCGGGCAGCTACCCTGCATTGTATTTGTCCGCACTGCAGCCGATCAGAATCTTAAAAGGCCGAATTACATTTTCCAACAAAGGCGTTTTTCTACGCAAAGGATTGGTCGTGTTCCAATTCAGCCTTTCTGTTTTTCTGATCGTCGGCATACTCGTGATCGGTCGGCAAATGGATTATATTCAAACTAAAAAGCTGGGACTGGATAAGGAAAACGTCTTGTACATTCCTTTGGAGGGAGACCTGAACAATAAGCTGGAAGCTTTCCGGCAGGAGATCATGAATTCTCCGGCTGTTGAGGCTGCCACCACTACCGGGGCCATTCCTACCAATATTATGGGTGTTTCCGGTGACCTGGACTGGACCGGACGGGACAAAAACCTGGACAACTCGGTCAGTGCAGCTTACGTCGGTTATGATTTTGCAAACACCATGCACATTCAAATGGTCGACGGCCGGGATTTCTCAAAAGATTTCGCGGCGGATACTGCCAATTATATCATTAATGAAGCTGCTGCCAGAATGATGAAAATGAAAGATCCCGTAGGTAAACAGGTGAGCTTCTGGATGGGCAAAGGCACTATCGTCGGCCTCATGAAGGACTTTCACCTCAATTCATTCCACTCGGAGATCAAGCCGCTTATTCTGGTGAATTACAAGGGGTTGAACACCGAATACCTGATGGTGCGGTCGGTACCCGGCAAAACTACGGAGGCCATTGCACATGTAGAAGAAATAGCCCGCGCATTCAATCCCAATTACCCATTTAACTACCATTTCCTCGACGAAGACTATGAACGCATGTACCGTTCTGAAATGATCGTCAATACGTTGATCAAATACTTCGGTATACTCGCTGTGGTGATCTCGTGCCTGGGGTTACTGGGCCTCGCAGCATTTACCGCCGAACAGCGCACCAAAGAAATCGGTATACGCAAAGTACTTGGCGCCAATGTTGCGGGCGTGGTAGCATTGCTTTCAAAGGACTTTTTGAAGCTGATATTGATTTCCATCGTGCTGGCTACTCCTGTCGCCTGGTATCTCATGGACGAGTGGCTCAAAGACTTTGCCTATCACATCAATCTGTCCTGGGGGATTTTCGCCATAGCGGGCTTCATCGCCATTTCGATCGCGCTGTTCACGGTCAGCTTTCAAAGTATCCGCGCAGCATTAGCGAATCCTGTGAAATCACTGAAAGCAGAATGA
- a CDS encoding MmcQ/YjbR family DNA-binding protein: MITGEKFTELALSFAGTAQKPHFERIGFNVIGKRMFATYLAKNNTANIFLTPNEQAIFCEMDPENIYPIPNKWGEKGATTFDLNKVPKEFVLEALLSAYNDVRK, from the coding sequence ATGATTACAGGTGAGAAATTTACGGAATTGGCCCTTTCTTTTGCGGGGACAGCACAAAAACCACATTTCGAAAGAATTGGCTTTAATGTGATCGGCAAAAGAATGTTCGCTACTTATTTAGCCAAAAATAACACGGCCAATATCTTCTTAACGCCCAACGAGCAAGCCATATTCTGTGAAATGGACCCCGAGAACATTTATCCGATTCCAAACAAATGGGGTGAAAAAGGTGCTACAACATTTGACCTGAATAAAGTGCCAAAAGAATTTGTATTGGAAGCCCTTCTTTCTGCGTATAATGATGTAAGAAAATGA
- a CDS encoding HEPN domain-containing protein, which produces MKTTLSHLPDDKQEELQTLTKIIIEKVPAEMVILFGSHARGDWVEDFQENTEYVSDYDILVITKDRKSAKDGEKWWDLSKKLNGNEENTRTTIIQHSIGFVNDKIERNEYFFVDILREGIMLFDSGKFKLSEPKDMNPEERQKKAKDQFEPWFSSANEFLDIDADLAKSHFKKAAFLLHQATERYYAAILLVFTDYKPKIHDIEKLGNQVEKLHSAFGTVFPKNTPEEKRLFELLQKAYIDSRYNMNYKIEKAELEYLSERVKLLKDLTERICNERIAQFGAD; this is translated from the coding sequence ATGAAAACCACCCTCTCCCACCTCCCCGACGACAAGCAGGAAGAACTACAAACACTCACCAAGATCATTATCGAAAAAGTCCCCGCCGAAATGGTCATCCTTTTTGGCAGCCACGCGCGTGGTGATTGGGTGGAAGATTTTCAGGAGAACACTGAATATGTAAGCGACTATGATATTCTCGTCATCACCAAAGACAGGAAATCGGCAAAGGACGGCGAAAAGTGGTGGGACCTGAGCAAGAAATTAAACGGTAATGAAGAAAACACCAGAACCACCATCATTCAACATAGTATTGGGTTTGTAAATGATAAGATCGAACGGAACGAATATTTTTTTGTCGATATTTTAAGAGAAGGTATTATGCTTTTTGATTCGGGAAAATTTAAATTATCCGAGCCCAAAGATATGAATCCCGAGGAAAGACAGAAAAAAGCAAAAGATCAGTTTGAGCCTTGGTTTAGTTCTGCGAATGAGTTCCTGGATATAGACGCAGATTTGGCAAAAAGCCATTTTAAAAAAGCAGCTTTCCTGCTTCATCAAGCAACAGAAAGATATTATGCCGCCATTCTCCTCGTTTTCACCGACTATAAACCCAAAATTCACGACATAGAGAAATTAGGGAATCAGGTTGAAAAACTTCATTCCGCTTTTGGAACGGTTTTTCCGAAAAATACACCGGAAGAAAAGCGACTGTTTGAACTCTTGCAAAAGGCATACATCGATTCGAGATATAATATGAACTACAAAATCGAAAAAGCCGAATTAGAATATTTATCCGAACGTGTAAAACTGCTAAAAGACCTGACAGAACGGATTTGTAATGAGCGGATTGCGCAATTTGGTGCCGATTGA